ATCTTATTCACATGCGAAGCCATtttttcatctctctcctttaaaaactccaaccaaacatgagGCATTTCTCCATTTTTCCTTTGACCATTctttccctcctcctcttcccacaaaccaaacaagtcctaaaatatatattatcatAATTCCCCGTATACTAATTATGGAATAGATGCCTAAGACGAATATAAGGACAAATTCCAGCAgccaatgaataaataaatacagtATCAAAGTAAAATTATCTGAAGAAACCTGATACCAGCAAAAAGGCAAGGGCCGGCTTTTCTTTCATGTACAATTCTCTCCCCCTAAATCCATGTTAAGTGATCCAAAAAGTAATAACTAACAAACCACTAAACCAGGtgatttatattaataaaaaaaaaactcatgcaTTGCATAATATAATTCAGCTGAGCATGTTCAGCCACAGGATTGAGACTCATCATCCAGATAGGTAATATAGTGAGTCATTGCCCAACTTCACCGTGCATAATTCCATCTCTCCACGCTTGACCGTACGATCAAATGGTAGTCACAGGAAACAATTTGGAGAAAATTCATGATGCCACTGCATTCTCTTTCAAGTTCTCTCCAGGATCAAGCAAGCATAACtcaaaataatttgaaatctattCAATATCTTCTGCATGTGACAATTAAAAATGCAAATGGGAGCAACGAAGAGTGTGCCACACCAAGTGCCTGACATGTCAGATGCCTAACATATCAAGTATTGAAGGGGGAATCCTATTTGCAGTTTTCAAACTTATGGAAGCATCAGAACTCAAAATATGTTGAAATGCAATTCATGCTTCAAGTACTAAAAGTTGGTGACATGTTTACAACTGCTTCATCACAGAATTGAGACTCGACTTTGGTTGCTGATAATTAACAGTGATCGAATGGATGGTATATGATGTCCTTATGACCATATATAGGAATTTAAGATGTTGAAAGAAGCCTTAGAAAGCAAGGTACACTCATCATCCTCATAATAATTATTTCCTTAAagtatatcttttttttctcgTGCCCCCCcttctcttattttcttttttattctttttctttctcgggGCAGtgaggtgggcgtgggtcgggGTTTGCGTGCTTGAacctcctttctttctatttttcccttttaaaaaatttctttaaaaTGCCAGAGAGTATTTCACATTAAAAAAATACTTCTTTTAGAGTTTCTTCAAGTAGTATTGCTATTGTTACAATGATTCCAAAAATTGTCCAGAAATTGCTTCTTGAAAGCTAAACATACCACTCATTAGATTgcataaatcataaaaaaattctaTCCCATACTTAAATTTCGTATTAAATCAACTCAGTTAATAATCATGGTTTTCTTgcttatttattttcttatacATTAAATTAATGAACAACTGCAAAAAatgttgaagaagaacaaaaataaATGTTGAAGTAATCCTAAATTATTGATCGTCTAAATCTTAAAGAAAGGATCCATCACATAGTATTGTTTTGAAACAAATTCAGTTAGTAACCATGATTTGCTTGTTTATTTACTTTCTTATACATGGACTAGTTAACAACTAAAAAAACATTGTAGTCTTTTTCATCATATACTTATACTTTTACAAAGCATATGATGATATGTACATCATAAAAACTATTCAAGAGGCTTCAGAAGTCTGAAATAttacatgaataagtgattcccAACTAGAAGAAATGCTACAACCTAAGCCAAAATCCCTTAttctaattgaaaaaaaaacgaaaaaaaagatAACCAGTTGTATATGGTCAAACATGcttaaaagaaatgaagaaatgtcaccaaagaattatattaaacagCCAGATAATAATAAACATAACACATATGATGAATTAGCTTAATTTTGGCAGAAACTGGGAAAAGCAATCGAAACTAGTCACAAGCTGCAACAAAATTAATCAGTTTGACTAAAACCAGTTGAAAGCCAAAACTAAGGTAGGCTTCAACTTGGTCTCTGCATATCTCGGTTTTGATTGTTGGTTCTATGTGCATGTCCAAGTGTCGGATCTTTTCACGACCTACGAATTTCTTCTTATGGAGCCATGACCAAGTACGATACCAATGTCTTTGAAAGCAAGTACTTCAGGCTATTTCAAAAGTTATGAGTAGCATAGCTTGGTCCTGGCCAAAACTTCACACTTCAGCCAAATAtaacaagaatttaaaacatTTAAAAATACAACTGAGTAAACGCTGCTGCAATCATTATAAGTAATATACTTAATGGTGAACTGTCAAATAAAAGTCTCATGTGACATTTGAGGAGGTTTCCTCCTAAATAGATATTATTCTTTCACCTTTATCTTTGccatcttcctccttccctCCCTGACATGAAGATATCATGCAGCTATAGCCAATGATAACTCAACTATACCAAAGATAATGAACATAACAAATGAGGTCAAACTAAGGGCTCGTTCTCTGGGGATCATGAAACTTACCTAGGAATCTGCATTTTCTTGGATAAGTGTTATCCAAGCAACACTTAGATAGAAAATAATTTACCCATGTTCTTTTATACATTGAAAAGTGGCTTCAAAATTTGTTACccattttttcttttgcatTACAACTGTCCTAATAAGTTTCTAAGATCTATACATCTTTTCCATAATATGCTGCTTCCAGTTCCAATTTGCACACTTGTCACGTATTGCCCCTTTATCACTGGAAACCCAATTTCCTATACCAAACTAGGCTTTCGGCCCATACAAAACTGAGAGGGCTAGATGATACAAGTGCATGACAAAATAGTAAAAAATGCATTCAATTAAACacaagtaaagaaaaaaaaaggatttacataatcaactttggaaaaataaaaaatgacaaTTTTAGTACCTATAAATAATGTGAAAAGCATCTTGAGAAATACAGGCCGAGAACATCTATAATCATTGGCAAGACAAAAATGAAAAACACACCAaataaaaggaagaggaggagatttTGAGTAAGAAATATGAGACTCATCGGAATCCGCCAATGTTTTGGTCGAAAACTGGTTGAGGATTACAGCGATGCTGTTGGGGTTAGGGTTTGTTAGATATGAAAAGAGCAAGTGAAGGGTTAGAGTTTATTAGTGTATCGGCATAAGGGGGCATTTTGAGATCAGAAAATAGGTTCACTTTACCAATTTGCCCATTTACCAGGTGGGTAAGTGTTTCCACCTATTTCATGAGTAAATGCTGCCTATGAAAAATTAACTTAGCAAGCTCACTTTTTAACCAGAGCATGCGAACATGGGTAAGTTGGTCAACGGGTTGGACAATAGGAAAGTTGGCCAACTTTTCAACGGAGAAGGAGCCTAAAGATCTTCCATGATAATCATTATGATGGCACAAAGCAAATCAGATAGCCATTAACCCCCTCAAAATTTGCGTACCCTAGTCATTCCCTAGAACCAAATCCAGCCAATGAATTCAAATCAATGGGGGCTGGCAAAATGATGAAATCAATGGAGATAACATTAAAACTATCCCCACTAAACCACTTATACACAATATGAAAGAAAGACAAAGGTATATCCTTGATTAACAAAAGTAGTTGTGTATCCTTCTTAAAGACCTTTGGCAGTGATACACGTATATTAACAGTCAgaccagcaattttttttcaaatataatGCAATCAAAATCAACCGAGAAAATAGGGCTCGGCAATCTCATCGAATGTTACAAATATATCAACCAAATGAAACCAGATCATGCTTTCATATTTCTATAAAAGAAGTCGCATCCAGAGAAAGATGAGTCAAATAAGGAATCTAAACAAAATAACACCTAGCAACAAATCCCAGCATACAAACCAAAAGAAACCCCCAATCAATGCCCCTACAGAAAAAGCTCACACAAATCATTAAATACGAGagtaatataaataaataaactgaACTAGATTGATACCCTAGACCTAAATCATCAAGAAACAAGCAAATGATTAAACCCTAACAAGATCTATAATCAAAAAAGGGGGGAAACAGATCTAGGGGCAAGCGATCTGACCAGGATGAGGTCGAAGAGGGTGGCCTGATCGACCTTGACGAACTCGGCATCCCAAGCCTTGAGCTCGTCGTCGGCTAGCTTGGAGGAGGTGTCGTCGGCGGTCGACTTGGAAGAGGCGGCGGCTGCGTCAACGTGCCTCTTGCAGTACTCAATCACTTTGGAGAGGATCTTACTGGTTACGTTGGGAAGGGGGATGCCGTTGCTGGCGCAGTCATCCTCGATCATATGCTTGATCGTCTGGGACTCCATCGCCACCGCTTCCTCCACCTCGAAGACCTCGCCGTCGGAACTCTTCAGAGTGATCTTCTGCTCCGCCATAGCAGCCGGAATCGATCGCCGGAGAGAAGGtaccggaggaggaggaggaaacccTAGCAGAGAACAACGAAGTGATGCGGTTTCTCTATCTTTTTTTACTTCGTTTTGGCCTCGTTTTCCTCCGTCGTCGTGCGAGATATCTAGAAGGATATCGGAGAATATTACACTTTGCCCCCTCTATTTTGCCGGAGTTGTTCTCATTCTTCCTCGGGTTCAAAGGTTTTTAATTGGGTCCTCCAAATTCGTCGATTAAtatcgtgctccatcggcctcCCAAGTCCCAATGCCCTTGCCGTTGACTTGGAACGAACTTCATTTTATTTCCGGGTTTATGGATCGGCCTGACGCTTTCCCTTATAAAAGCCACACTTTGCGTCTTCGCCGAGGATTAGGGCCAAGGGACATTTCTAGCAGAAAGAGAGCAAGAAGTTTACTAggtaggcttttttttttttaagattaataggtttaaaaaataaaaatttgttaaaatggATGATTCAGTTTCTTCTCCTCAACCCAGTCCATGGCCTAGTTGGCCTCTCTCTGAATGTACTTAGCATGAAACACCACGCTGTCACTAGTCATAGCCCGAATATCTCGAAGGAGTAGCACCTATCAATGTCGCCGGTACCTCTCTGAATCCAATCGATAATCTTAGCCGAATTATCCTCAAGTATAACTGCTTTAATCCGCAATACGCGCCAAACATTGCGtttgaagctttttttttttttttttttttttttttggtgccatTCAAAATGACCCTAACCTCTTTACAAAATCATCTCTCTTTTCTAGAAGGTACCATCCCCTTCAATTTTCCATTCCTAACTTCTCCTTTGACCTGGCTGCCCTCCACCTTCTGTACGAAGGTCTCAAGATCTAGAtggtctaagtttgcccaactGATGAACTCGAAGAAATTAAACTCTTTGGTGGAGAATGACAGTGTCCGTAGATTTTTATTGTTATTCTGATTCTTACTACAAGTGTTCTCGCTAGTGGTGGCTTTAATGTTGCTGCACttgagtcaagctaaatttttttGATGCAGGCTGGGATTCCACATGCAAGTTTTAGGGTTATCCAATAGAGAGACTATAGCAAGTGATGCAAGGATAAAATTAATTCTAAAGTTTTTTAGAGGTATATAAggggataaattaaattttaaataaaaataagggGATAACTAGCAGCTTCTTGCCGTGATACAAAGATGCCTTAGTCATTGATAAGAACTCTATAAATGATGTTTTTGAGATGCCTACGACTAAGAACATCAACTTGTTGCTCCACCAATTTCTAAGATTCATCGGGAAAATACTAGATtatactaaaaataaaaaaaactaatattttgaattatcaaaACTGAGTAAGGGTGCGCTTCATACAAATCTTACTTCCATTCGGAtgcaatatttttaaaaaataataataataataataacaaaaaatagGCTTGTAAATCATGCaggatttaaaaattaattatcaaatatttttagaagagaagagaagagcaagAAAAGCCGACCAAGGATGTCAAAACCTCCCCAAGGCACGCATGCGCTTTCATTGCCCTAGACCTTCCTCCGCGTGAGGGTCTCCAAGATCTACGCGCGCTGCACGGCCACCAAATGTCGTGTTGACCAGTTCCGTGATTCCACGGCTGGATGCAAACCGCGTCTTCGCCAAACTTTCCACTCTTTATCATTTCACGTAGGGAGAAATTATATCATACTCGGCGTGCACCTCACGGGCCATGCACACCACTAATCACAAGCGTTTATATTTATGAACGATCATAGGATGCATGTCATGTCtcatgtaggatataatttgcccattgtatatatattcatactcaagAATCTTCCCATGCCATCTTTCCAAGACTCAGCCAAGCCTTTTGTTCTTGCCCATCTCATGGCTGGAGCGACTCAATGCATTTGGGGGTGTAAAGTGAATGCAAAGGCTTTAACATAAATGTAGAAGGCCTCAATGCACGTATAAGGAAaaagataataattttttttaaataaaatatacgTCCTAACATAAATATATATGGGATCTCAATATATTTATagctataaaaataataaatgcatTAGGGGTCGGGCCTTAAACGATCGTCTCAGTTGCCTAAAGATTGATCCAGCCCTGTCTCATGGTTGCAAAGTGAAGAACCTCTCAAAATTTTGGCCACGTATTCTTCCACTGCACAGATGATGCTTATGGGATTTGATTTGTACCCCATGGGACCTTAGACTCTGGTAAGCAATGGCTTGGCGTCGATGACAGCCGTTGCCATCCGTCGTCGTACCCCAAGCTGGTGGAAAGCACCCGTTAACCCGAAGTTTCCTTTGttggatggaaaaaaaaaaatattttttcagtgCTCCAAGATCTAAAGTACAATCCCCAAATGGCCCAATTACCTATTTTTCCCAAATCCTGCTTGCAAGCTAGGCATCAAATTATTTgcaaaaacatgaatttatgctatATTCGTGAAGCACTCAAGATTATATGCCCAAATTGTTCGGGGGAGGTGCAGCCATCACGAGTAGGTCAAAgagatctatatttttttttcgatATATTcagatatattatattatctttGAATAAATATATTCATGAGAAGCaacatataaaatatttaaaaattgaatGAGAACATAAAAATAGAATTCCATAAAAGCTAACCTGTATGATTGGTCACTAAAGCTGATTAAGGGTCAGGCTTAAtcacaaaaaatattaaattttaaatagacGTGGCCTTAAGTCTAATTAAAAGTGTATATAGTTAAAAGCATCAAATTGGCAAGAAAATGGAGAATACTGCACAAGTCCCAGAATGCCCAAAATCATGGGCAAAATGACCCACGCGcatctaaagaagaaaagaagctcCCAGCCAAATAGATTTGGATTTCCAAAAATCATGTTTGCAGATATTCTTCTAGCAAATAATACTATAAGGACTCTTGTCTTTTTTGGtctatcaaaaaatattttcgtTTGTTaaaaatcacaaaagaaaagccCGAGCCTTGCGAGCCACCATATAAACACATTCTACTCTTCCTCCCAAAATCATTGGCCTACATGCATTAAGCTTaggatttaaaaagataagccaTCAAGCTTCCCACAGTATTATCACATAACAAttctgaaattttaattttctaccATCAATCATTTGTGCGCATTAACATTCCCCCTTTACAAATAATTAAAAGAGCCTTTCCTATTAAAAGCTCTTCTCATttagatatttgcatgtatatactCCTGCCGATATAGGCATATAGCTCATTGCATTTACCTGATAAGAGGGTCACTATTGACTAGAATTTATTGCTTATGATCTCCTACATGATTTTAATTCCCTTTTATTTCATGCAAATCTGTTTCTTCACTGATTCCATTCACCAATTCACCAACATAGAAGTTTGCAAGACAAGCAAGGATTGAATACTATTAACTTTCAAGAATTACTTTTTGCATGTAACTCCTCAAATCATCGCACTTTTACAATGGTACCCCCTTCCCTCAACTTTTTTAGTTGTTGAAATTGACAAGTTATCGTGTTAAAGATCAAACAACACCACTACCTCTCAAAAATAATATCTCTTAAAATATTCTGGTTCATTTCTCTTATAAAAACAATTTTTATAAATTACTCAAGAATATGAAgctaaaaaaaagttaaatcattttgctttaaaaattatgaAACACTAATAGTCAAACATCTAATAATGGCCATTATTGCTAAAACATGATAATTCAACAGATACATTTATAAATAAAGATTTGGAGGGTAAATATACAATAAACTATATATGCCAGAgcataaatatcaatttttttagGAATGCAAAACTGTAGAAACAAAAGAAGCTATACAAGTCATAATGCGGTATCATCAGTCTTCTTGGCTTTCTGTTCGCCCATCCGGCTAATTATTAAATCTCATGGATCATACTTCTAACCAAAAAATTTTCAAAGCATCAACTCAACTCTTTATCACGGTAGACATCCACTCAACTCTTCATCATGGTGGAGAGAAATAGAAAGGTCCGAACAACACTAAGGCAACtatctatttttaatttctcCAACACAAAGAGACAATAATAAGCTCAAAGAATGTTTTCCATGATGCTGCTCTAAACATACCTACATTTGTAACAGAGAATTGCGCCTGCCATATGGCACACAAATACAATCATTGACAGATAACCTACCCCAACAGAGACCTGGATGTCTTTTTTTGTCAGTACAAGTGATGGAGGATATAAGAAACAACAACAAAGAAGAAGCAACGCAAACAAACTAATCAGGAGCACTCAAAATAAGAAAACCCCATAGCATCTATTTGACAGCAGCTGAAGCTTCTAAGGGATAGCAGAGTCAGCAAAGTAATCACAATAAAAACCTCTTCCCGCCAGCCAGTCGGCAACAAAATTTGCCTATCTATAAACATGAACAACCCTGAAGTAATCAACCAATAAAATAAGGCATTGAATATCCTTTGGAAGGGGACTGTAGGCTACGATACGAGATATGCCGTTGATCTAGGTGGCAGATGAGTCTCCTACGAGATAGTCTCCCTATGGGTGGGTTCAAAATCACTTCCAATCCCCTGCATGTCTTCCATATCCTAGAAAGAAGACCACAATGCCAATCAGGGCATAAAGACCTTAACATCCTCGATCAACAAACTccagagaaaaaagaaactggATGTCCACcttaaaggggaaaaaaaacccTCAACAACCAGTTAAAAAAGATTCGAAGCGATTGGGACACTTCGTGTGGCCAGATTCGAAACTACCAAGCAGATACACATCTGCATGCAGACAAGTGAGTGGTAACCATCGAATCTAGCATATAACAATGATATGTTTCGCCAGAGTTTCCAGCCTAATTACAGCCCATCAACAACAGAACCACCCCACAAAGTTTACCCCCCACACCCGACTACACCACCCATCCAACTAGAAATATAAATGCTTAAATAGTCCGTCCAAGATAAAGCACGACGTGTCCTACATCACTCGAAGGCCCACTGGTTCTCCCGCCgcacctcttcctcttcctcaggTGTGAAGTCATTTCTGATATTGAACGTCTTGCGGATTTCTTCCGGGGTCTTCCCCTTGATCATGTCAGCAACAGTTTGGCAAGTCAAATCCAATAATCCTTTTATATTCAGGTAGTTTGCCGCCTGGAGAATAGGACACAAAAAAAGGACATTCAAACATTATAACATGATTAGCAAGTAGATATGTTTAAAGACACGCAGGATTAGattaataaaattattaataCATAGTTACTAatgtttatataaaataatatgaataaattTTCATATGTATGTGTGctgattttttttctgtttgGTTTTCTAAGTTATCACTT
This genomic stretch from Phoenix dactylifera cultivar Barhee BC4 unplaced genomic scaffold, palm_55x_up_171113_PBpolish2nd_filt_p 000254F, whole genome shotgun sequence harbors:
- the LOC103719237 gene encoding SKP1-like protein 1, with the translated sequence MAEQKITLKSSDGEVFEVEEAVAMESQTIKHMIEDDCASNGIPLPNVTSKILSKVIEYCKRHVDAAAASSKSTADDTSSKLADDELKAWDAEFVKVDQATLFDLILAANYLNIKGLLDLTCQTVADMIKGKTPEEIRKTFNIKNDFTPEEEEEVRRENQWAFE